The sequence GTGGTTTTTTAGTTTTACGACAGCTTCATAGATAGCAACTCGTTGAGGAGTAATCTTTAGTCCTCTTTGCTTTAATTGTCCTCTTAAATAATCAGTTGTCATTGTTATGTAACGATAATTGTTCGGCAAAGATAATAATTCTCATTTAGAAATAAATCAATTTTCGAAAATATTCTGAATCAGGCGGTAGAAAAACCTTGCTGCTAACGGTTCTCAGCTATACGCAGGCAGGGATTTTTACCACTGAACTTCCTACGAAGAACTGAACTCCAAATATAGCAATTTACTGTCCTACGAAGCACGAAACCCCTGCTTGCGTATAGGTGATGTTATGCCTTCGCCCTTCTTTTTCTGTCGTCTGTTTGGTTGTCATTTCGTGTCTGTTTAGGTGCGTTGGCTTGTATGTGTCTATTTGCTTAACTGTTCTAAAATGGCTTTCATAATTTTATTGCAGTGTCCGATATGTTGTATGCCTTTTTCTATGTCGCTCAAAGATTGAACGAAACGAGAATTTATCAAGTCGCTTTTTCCATTTTCTAACATCAGTTCAGTAGTCTGTTCGCTTACTTCCAAATGAAACTGTAAGCCGATTACATTGTCGCCATAGCTGAATGCTTGATTGGTATTTGCTTCTGATACTAATATGTTTGAGCAATTGGTGGGAATTTCAAATTGGTCTCCGTGCCAATGAAAAACAATTGGGTTGTCTTTGAATAGTTCATAAAACCAAGAAAGTTTTTTACACTGGTCAGTCGGAAATACAGGAAACCACCCAATTTCTTTGTTTTTAGCTTTCATCACTTCTGCTCCCAAACAACAAGCAATTAATTGAGCACCCAAACAAATGCCTACTACTTTTTTCTCTGCTTCAATGCTTTTTTTGATAAATAATTTCTCTTCTTCTAACCAACTAAATTCAAGTTCATCATAAACGCCCATTGGTCCACCCATTACAATCAACCAATCAAAATCGGCAATTTCAGGCAAAACAAAATCTTCATAAAATTTTGTAGCCGTTAAAATGTGATTATTCTCGTTCGCCCAAGTTTCTATATAGCCTAATCCTTCAAAGGCTACGTGTTGTAAATAATGTATTCGTAATGATTTCATTTTACTATTTTTTTTCGTTCCAATAATAACTGTCGGGATAAGGTCTTTTGCCAAAAATGGCTGTTCCAACCCGAATAATGGTTGACCCTTCTTCAATGGCTGTTTCAAGGTCGCCACTCATACCCATAGATAACTCGTGAACAGGTATGTTTTTCTCTAACATTTGGTTTTGGATATT is a genomic window of Sediminibacterium sp. TEGAF015 containing:
- a CDS encoding type 1 glutamine amidotransferase, which gives rise to MKSLRIHYLQHVAFEGLGYIETWANENNHILTATKFYEDFVLPEIADFDWLIVMGGPMGVYDELEFSWLEEEKLFIKKSIEAEKKVVGICLGAQLIACCLGAEVMKAKNKEIGWFPVFPTDQCKKLSWFYELFKDNPIVFHWHGDQFEIPTNCSNILVSEANTNQAFSYGDNVIGLQFHLEVSEQTTELMLENGKSDLINSRFVQSLSDIEKGIQHIGHCNKIMKAILEQLSK